One Fuerstiella marisgermanici DNA window includes the following coding sequences:
- the dapF gene encoding diaminopimelate epimerase, with translation MHNLPFIKMHGCGNDYVFVDGFETDLPRHPAKLAIKVANRNFGVGSDGLILLVPVADDTADVEMRMFNADGSEGDMCGNGVRCVALWMARQRRISELCRVRTKSRLVTATVSPLSADSNSGTVSVDMGAPVIESADGTTECLTDISLPGQSESPPQIEFTRVSMGNPHAVIFNQELSDRNVKLLGAAIERHSTFPNGTNVEWVNIVSPTELQVRVWERGSGETLACGSGACAVGVAAVLRGVCRRGEPIGISLPGGRLEICWKPEGHVLLTGPATVSFVGTWHGGVA, from the coding sequence ATGCACAACCTGCCGTTTATTAAAATGCACGGCTGCGGCAACGATTACGTGTTTGTCGACGGCTTCGAAACGGACCTTCCCCGCCATCCTGCGAAGCTGGCGATTAAGGTGGCCAACCGCAATTTTGGAGTTGGCTCAGACGGCTTAATCCTGCTGGTGCCCGTGGCGGACGACACCGCCGACGTCGAAATGCGGATGTTCAACGCAGACGGCTCGGAAGGCGACATGTGCGGCAATGGTGTTCGCTGCGTCGCGTTGTGGATGGCACGGCAACGGCGAATTTCTGAATTGTGCCGCGTGCGCACGAAGTCTCGCCTGGTGACGGCCACCGTCTCGCCGCTGTCTGCGGATTCGAACTCCGGCACCGTCAGCGTCGACATGGGAGCACCGGTCATCGAATCGGCCGACGGCACCACAGAGTGTCTCACAGACATCAGTCTGCCCGGCCAGTCGGAGTCGCCACCACAAATCGAATTCACGCGAGTGTCGATGGGGAACCCTCACGCCGTGATTTTCAATCAGGAACTCAGCGACCGAAACGTCAAGCTGTTGGGGGCGGCGATCGAACGACACTCGACGTTTCCCAACGGCACAAATGTTGAGTGGGTGAATATTGTGTCACCGACGGAGTTGCAGGTTCGTGTTTGGGAACGCGGTAGTGGTGAGACGCTTGCGTGCGGCTCAGGTGCGTGCGCGGTCGGCGTGGCGGCAGTTCTGCGCGGAGTTTGTCGCCGCGGTGAACCGATCGGAATCTCACTGCCCGGCGGGCGACTTGAAATTTGCTGGAAGCCGGAAGGCCACGTCCTCTTGACCGGCCCCGCAACCGTCAGTTTCGTCGGCACATGGCACGGCGGCGTCGCTTAA
- a CDS encoding DUF4350 domain-containing protein produces the protein MTGRLLQNCRLLSAGLALACVLIASRPVAAQTTATPSDDAWDFRYELFQMLLEQNGVRPVANMSAVTRHPPESIIVMLGHINFRTSRFLESFCEQGGAVLLATDERYSAGRICEFREGPVTSLQSAERYQNYADCLTITDIDHDHPVMTGVNSLVVNRTGWLAPPRWYIPDMQVAARLPQRTLPRDSSDQPLLATVGLPNINTGQLIVASDPSLFTNGMLWHGDNAILAINVSRILCSGNKNKMLFIADGVPLGSFRNSPMVDSNNPPPLPENLPEPALETYVKVVNTVLKEVEDQNLPNQFMADRRHKIRSPYLRRHILLSLAIAVLMFVIWKMAATHSATHPAMPIRDMKSAHDLATGHKVKSAEFGLSASILARELCRHLTESSDPTDWRRQLIGNAASGEGEVEFHGASNVKAQRKKLVDVIELATNTRTVHMSRKRFEALGQTIDQLRQLHAEGRLIVAASAEVATQAAGRMA, from the coding sequence ATGACAGGTCGGCTGTTACAAAATTGTCGACTTCTGTCGGCGGGACTCGCTCTGGCATGCGTCTTGATCGCGTCGCGCCCGGTTGCTGCTCAGACGACAGCAACACCTTCCGACGACGCCTGGGATTTTCGGTATGAGCTGTTTCAGATGCTGTTGGAGCAAAATGGAGTTCGGCCGGTAGCCAACATGAGCGCCGTGACGAGGCATCCGCCTGAATCGATCATTGTGATGTTGGGGCATATCAATTTCAGGACGTCGCGATTTCTCGAATCGTTTTGCGAACAGGGCGGCGCGGTGCTGCTTGCTACGGACGAAAGGTATTCCGCCGGGCGGATCTGTGAATTTCGAGAAGGTCCGGTCACGTCCTTGCAGTCTGCGGAGCGCTACCAGAATTATGCCGATTGCCTGACCATCACAGACATCGATCATGATCATCCGGTGATGACTGGCGTGAATTCGCTGGTGGTCAATCGGACAGGCTGGCTGGCTCCGCCGCGCTGGTACATTCCCGACATGCAGGTTGCTGCAAGACTTCCGCAGCGCACGTTGCCGCGTGACAGTTCAGACCAACCGTTGCTGGCAACCGTTGGCTTGCCCAACATCAACACGGGGCAGCTGATTGTTGCGTCAGATCCCAGCCTGTTCACCAACGGTATGTTGTGGCACGGCGACAATGCAATTTTGGCGATCAACGTCAGTCGCATTTTGTGCAGCGGAAACAAAAACAAGATGCTGTTCATCGCTGACGGCGTGCCGCTGGGAAGCTTTCGCAACAGCCCGATGGTCGATTCGAACAATCCACCACCATTACCCGAAAACCTGCCGGAACCGGCTTTGGAGACTTACGTTAAGGTGGTCAACACGGTGTTGAAGGAAGTGGAAGACCAAAATCTTCCGAATCAGTTCATGGCCGACCGACGCCACAAAATTCGTTCGCCCTATTTACGCCGTCATATTTTGCTGTCGTTGGCGATCGCGGTGCTGATGTTTGTTATATGGAAGATGGCGGCCACTCATTCTGCCACCCATCCGGCCATGCCCATTCGCGACATGAAGTCCGCTCACGATTTAGCCACTGGCCATAAAGTGAAGTCGGCTGAATTCGGACTGTCCGCCAGCATTCTGGCTCGCGAACTTTGCCGGCATTTGACGGAATCGAGCGATCCCACCGACTGGCGTCGGCAGCTGATCGGCAACGCCGCAAGCGGCGAAGGTGAGGTGGAATTCCACGGCGCGTCGAATGTGAAAGCCCAACGCAAAAAGCTGGTCGATGTTATCGAACTGGCCACGAATACACGCACAGTGCATATGTCTCGCAAGCGATTCGAGGCACTCGGCCAGACCATCGACCAACTGCGACAGTTGCACGCGGAAGGACGACTGATCGTGGCGGCGTCGGCTGAGGTCGCAACGCAGGCCGCAGGGCGAATGGCGTAA
- a CDS encoding DUF4129 domain-containing protein: protein MKYRIRRANRMLANAEPCRIVVAGRRWPICLVAMMLLASLPAMAFAQPRHSSHRRLELPQNGTSDIQRQMQLLQQLQSLVGKQDDAASDATPPKFSPEQLKRLNDLMQQFGGKIPEGLMPDPKDVPPELMSEMMSNPQARQQIQKMLEQYARDRRLPQGNPSGSNGVLPPSTAPQPQIRQPRTDQPRTDTDQPRSDQQENQPQQNGTAPSGQPRSRSRSQVPNGEGNAPQAMPPFDQFQPDDMPASTNRMRPNGQSNRSQQPEMPSLEELRDRIQNKFREFERWNPEAKDSGTSPTLQPHDTHTDAGEIDIESVSDFLKKFKDVAADDLPPPATLQPDTQPEADTQTDSGNRPGAPPRESDQAQSADLQKSLQDAKRDLARNGLQQTLKNIVREAQAKAKEASKRQAAGGGASDAAGDAGLRDSLLRSLSGMSEKIVEIAKDAKFKQPSPSSRGQDRTTRTGRQNQSNDSGSGTSTIGQLKKSAGNFISGLAATPPTAAAQPPAGGGSNAGGSVAGGSTWLILVVLAVFAVVFGISMGVLRSKLPQHQSGRQVSVSEIRSKADVIAAFHQMAFQPPRTTEPWWTHQKVVDDLTTQPPVASTPARELGELYEQARYLPDEADFTPQQIQTAREALARYQQ, encoded by the coding sequence ATGAAATACAGGATCCGACGTGCCAACCGAATGCTGGCGAATGCAGAACCATGTCGGATCGTCGTTGCGGGGCGCAGATGGCCGATTTGTTTGGTCGCAATGATGCTGCTCGCCAGCCTGCCAGCCATGGCATTCGCACAGCCACGACATTCTTCGCACCGTCGCCTGGAACTGCCTCAAAACGGCACGTCCGACATTCAGCGGCAAATGCAACTGCTGCAGCAACTTCAGTCGCTTGTTGGTAAACAGGATGACGCCGCCAGTGACGCCACACCGCCGAAGTTTTCTCCTGAACAACTCAAACGGCTGAATGATTTAATGCAGCAATTCGGCGGCAAGATTCCCGAGGGATTAATGCCGGATCCGAAAGATGTTCCGCCTGAGTTGATGTCGGAAATGATGTCGAACCCTCAGGCCCGGCAGCAGATTCAAAAGATGCTGGAACAGTACGCTCGCGACCGCCGCCTTCCTCAGGGGAACCCGTCAGGCAGCAACGGTGTCCTGCCGCCTTCGACTGCGCCGCAGCCACAGATTCGCCAGCCACGTACGGACCAGCCACGTACAGATACAGACCAGCCGCGTTCGGATCAGCAGGAGAACCAGCCGCAACAGAATGGGACAGCACCGAGCGGACAGCCGCGAAGCCGCAGTCGGTCACAAGTTCCTAATGGCGAAGGCAACGCTCCGCAGGCCATGCCGCCGTTCGACCAATTCCAGCCAGATGATATGCCCGCGAGCACCAACAGAATGCGGCCCAATGGCCAAAGCAATCGGTCGCAGCAACCTGAGATGCCGTCATTGGAGGAACTTCGCGACAGAATCCAGAACAAGTTTCGCGAATTCGAACGCTGGAATCCCGAGGCGAAGGATTCCGGCACTTCCCCGACGTTGCAACCGCACGACACGCACACCGACGCAGGTGAAATCGACATCGAATCGGTGTCTGATTTTTTGAAGAAGTTCAAAGACGTTGCTGCCGACGATTTGCCTCCGCCCGCCACGCTGCAACCGGACACACAGCCTGAAGCCGACACGCAAACGGATTCTGGAAACCGGCCGGGTGCGCCGCCTCGGGAGTCCGATCAGGCTCAGTCTGCAGACCTGCAGAAAAGTCTGCAGGACGCGAAGCGCGACCTGGCTCGCAACGGGCTGCAGCAGACATTGAAGAACATCGTCCGGGAAGCTCAAGCGAAGGCAAAAGAAGCATCCAAACGACAAGCGGCCGGTGGCGGGGCGAGTGACGCGGCAGGCGACGCTGGGCTGCGTGATTCACTTCTGCGAAGTCTGAGCGGCATGTCTGAGAAGATCGTTGAGATTGCCAAAGACGCAAAATTCAAACAGCCTTCCCCATCATCACGCGGCCAGGACCGGACGACTCGAACCGGCCGTCAGAACCAGAGCAACGATAGCGGAAGCGGCACGTCTACGATCGGACAGTTGAAGAAGTCTGCTGGCAACTTTATCTCCGGGCTTGCCGCGACACCGCCAACTGCGGCCGCTCAGCCGCCTGCTGGCGGCGGAAGCAACGCCGGAGGTTCCGTCGCGGGTGGTTCTACTTGGTTAATCCTGGTTGTCCTTGCGGTTTTTGCCGTGGTGTTCGGGATATCGATGGGCGTTTTGCGATCGAAGCTTCCTCAGCATCAGTCAGGTCGACAGGTTTCTGTCTCCGAGATTCGGTCGAAGGCGGATGTCATCGCGGCGTTTCATCAAATGGCATTTCAGCCGCCACGCACAACAGAACCGTGGTGGACTCATCAGAAGGTTGTTGACGATTTGACCACGCAGCCGCCAGTGGCTTCCACGCCCGCGAGGGAACTGGGGGAACTGTATGAACAGGCGAGGTACCTTCCTGACGAAGCCGATTTCACTCCACAACAAATCCAGACCGCTCGTGAGGCGCTAGCACGGTATCAGCAATGA
- a CDS encoding SDR family NAD(P)-dependent oxidoreductase — protein MANAPSLGALPGVKQFDLTGQVAIITGGSKGLGAAMAAGLASANASVVLVSRHQSEADATAQEIAEAFDVKAVGLQADVTSASDVNNMAAAVHEEFGRIDILINSAGINIRGSIEELSYEQFQQVQKTNVDGTWLACKAVTPIMKAAGYGRIVNLASTLGLVGLANRTPYTSSKGAVVQLTRALGLELATFGIACNAICPGPFLTPMNVPIADSEEAKKFIIGAVAQERWGELNEIQGAAILLSSPAASFMNGSMVTVDGGWTAR, from the coding sequence ATGGCCAACGCACCATCGTTAGGGGCGCTTCCCGGAGTCAAACAATTCGATCTCACCGGTCAGGTGGCGATTATCACGGGCGGTTCGAAGGGGTTGGGAGCGGCAATGGCCGCCGGGCTGGCGTCGGCGAACGCTTCTGTTGTACTGGTTAGCCGCCATCAATCAGAAGCCGACGCAACGGCTCAGGAAATCGCCGAGGCCTTCGATGTGAAAGCCGTTGGACTACAGGCAGACGTGACGTCGGCCTCAGACGTCAACAACATGGCGGCGGCTGTACACGAAGAATTCGGACGCATTGACATACTGATCAATTCGGCCGGAATCAATATTCGCGGCAGTATTGAGGAACTGAGTTACGAACAGTTTCAGCAGGTGCAAAAAACCAACGTCGACGGAACATGGCTCGCCTGCAAAGCCGTCACTCCTATCATGAAGGCGGCGGGCTACGGCCGCATCGTCAACCTTGCCAGCACGCTGGGACTTGTGGGACTGGCCAACCGGACACCTTACACATCCAGTAAAGGAGCCGTCGTGCAGTTGACTCGTGCGCTGGGCCTGGAACTGGCCACGTTTGGAATCGCCTGCAACGCCATCTGCCCGGGTCCGTTTCTCACGCCCATGAATGTGCCGATCGCAGATTCCGAAGAAGCCAAAAAATTCATCATCGGCGCAGTGGCTCAGGAACGCTGGGGCGAACTCAACGAAATCCAGGGCGCCGCAATTTTACTCAGCAGTCCTGCCGCCAGCTTCATGAACGGCAGCATGGTCACGGTTGATGGAGGCTGGACGGCTCGATAG
- a CDS encoding pectate lyase, whose amino-acid sequence MRNRALILLIAPSLFVLPFFADQGHAADLREDAVTAIRVVTNYFANDVAVNGGYVYFYSPDLQKRFGEGVASGSQIWVQPPGTPTVGLAFLEAWQATGDAAHLTAATAAAEALVYGQLKSGAWTNSIDFDTNGQTSLYRNGKGRGRNFSTLDDGTSQAAMQLLMQVDKAHEFSHRKIHEAAQVALDALLAAQFSNGAFPQGWDETPVDVKQPIVAAKYPDYEWRTEGRVKEYWDMYTLNDGAAGTIASTLLMAHDVYGADRYDKALRKLGDFLILAQMPAPQPAWAQQYSYTMHPIWARKFEPPAVAGRESQDAIATLMRIYIATGHDKYLKPVGAALQYLKSSALPDGRLSRYYELQTNRPLYMQRSGKVYSLTYDDSRLPKHYGWKVENQTDELQAEYQRLKKAGAVREPESKVSDADVQRIVRTLDKSGRWMSRFDGQRLVGQPKFRMDEEYLSSEVFSRNITALSQWLKQR is encoded by the coding sequence ATGCGAAACCGAGCACTGATTCTTCTCATCGCCCCGTCCCTTTTTGTCTTGCCCTTTTTTGCTGACCAAGGACACGCCGCTGATCTGCGGGAGGACGCTGTTACCGCGATTCGAGTGGTAACAAATTACTTCGCTAACGACGTCGCCGTAAACGGCGGCTACGTTTATTTCTACTCTCCCGATCTGCAAAAACGTTTTGGGGAAGGCGTCGCTTCGGGCAGTCAGATCTGGGTGCAGCCACCGGGCACGCCGACAGTGGGACTCGCCTTTCTGGAAGCATGGCAAGCCACCGGCGACGCGGCTCATTTAACTGCCGCGACCGCTGCCGCAGAAGCGTTGGTCTATGGCCAGTTGAAATCCGGCGCGTGGACGAATTCGATCGACTTCGACACCAATGGTCAGACAAGTCTATACCGAAACGGCAAAGGGCGCGGACGCAATTTTTCTACGCTGGACGACGGCACGTCGCAAGCCGCCATGCAGTTGCTGATGCAGGTCGATAAAGCTCACGAATTCAGCCATCGTAAGATTCACGAAGCGGCGCAGGTGGCTTTGGACGCACTACTGGCCGCTCAGTTTTCCAATGGAGCGTTCCCGCAGGGCTGGGACGAGACACCGGTTGACGTCAAACAGCCGATCGTGGCGGCTAAGTATCCGGACTACGAATGGCGCACGGAAGGACGCGTCAAAGAATACTGGGATATGTACACGCTTAACGATGGAGCCGCTGGAACCATCGCGTCGACCTTGTTGATGGCTCACGATGTTTATGGAGCCGACCGCTACGACAAAGCACTTCGGAAGCTTGGCGATTTCCTGATTCTCGCGCAGATGCCTGCCCCACAACCTGCGTGGGCTCAACAATACAGCTATACCATGCACCCCATTTGGGCTCGCAAGTTCGAGCCACCCGCCGTCGCGGGCCGCGAATCGCAGGATGCCATCGCTACGCTGATGCGGATTTACATCGCGACTGGTCATGACAAATACCTAAAGCCAGTGGGTGCCGCTTTGCAGTATCTAAAGTCATCAGCACTGCCAGACGGCCGGCTGTCACGATACTACGAACTGCAGACCAATCGCCCGTTGTACATGCAACGAAGCGGGAAGGTGTATTCACTGACGTACGACGATTCTCGCCTGCCCAAACACTACGGTTGGAAGGTCGAGAATCAAACTGATGAATTGCAGGCTGAATATCAGCGGCTGAAAAAAGCTGGCGCTGTGCGCGAGCCTGAGTCTAAAGTGTCAGACGCCGACGTGCAGCGGATCGTTCGCACGCTCGATAAGTCGGGGCGTTGGATGAGTCGCTTTGACGGCCAACGCCTGGTCGGACAGCCGAAGTTTCGCATGGACGAAGAATATCTTTCGAGCGAAGTCTTCAGTCGTAACATCACCGCTCTCAGCCAATGGCTCAAGCAACGTTAG
- a CDS encoding neutral/alkaline non-lysosomal ceramidase N-terminal domain-containing protein has product MKFAVFVCRATLVCLLGLAPLNHAKAELQAGAAIVDVTPSKFPVLVNGGMTSRSATEVVTKINARAIVLADGEERIGIVVVDSCMMPRPLLDEAKKLAAQQTKIKPDHILISATHTHTAPSSMGALGTDADTDYLPVLRAGIAEALVKAEQNLEPAKVGWSVKNAADFTALRRWIRRPDRLAEDPFGNMTVRANMHSGADWDAVTGESGPEDPDLSLISFRAKDGRPIAVLANFSMHYYSGQKPLAADYFGLFSDAMQEKLGHKQEDHPPFVGIMSHGCSGDIWRRDYTKPKDEWDPWSNIDEFTEGLLKVALDAYRNAEYQDNADLAMHEARMTLDYRVPDLQRLQWAQKIVAETGDRLPKTTAEVYAREQVILHELQSTEIVVQGLRIGDIGIATTPNETYALTGLKVKLQSPLPKTMVIELANGGDGYIPPPEQHLLGGYNTWAARSAGLEVQAEPKIAEAALTLLEKSAQKPRHKWQQSRGPAAEAIAAAKPLAWWRMDEFAGPWSVDSSGHHSDATYEPAVAYFLEGPNSKAFCVDGEKNRCVHFAGDRMSARLPLLKDKYSVSMWIWNGMPNDARDVAGWLYSRGHNNGLAAATEHLGVGGTATSPGRLIYQSGASPDNVAVGKTEIPRWTWSHVVFVKDGGKVRAYLNGASEPEFETTVDNNASLPASCFFGGRCDNDSNWEGRLDEVAVFDRVLTTSEIASLGKP; this is encoded by the coding sequence ATGAAATTTGCTGTCTTCGTGTGCCGCGCCACACTTGTTTGTTTGCTGGGCCTCGCGCCACTAAATCACGCTAAGGCTGAATTGCAGGCGGGCGCCGCAATAGTCGACGTCACGCCTTCGAAATTTCCGGTGCTCGTCAACGGAGGCATGACCAGCCGTTCAGCGACGGAAGTCGTGACCAAAATCAATGCCCGAGCCATCGTATTGGCAGACGGCGAAGAACGCATCGGCATCGTCGTCGTCGATAGCTGCATGATGCCGCGGCCGTTGCTGGACGAAGCCAAAAAACTGGCGGCTCAACAAACAAAGATCAAGCCGGACCACATTCTGATTTCGGCAACTCATACCCACACCGCGCCGTCATCAATGGGGGCGCTTGGAACAGATGCAGACACCGATTACCTGCCTGTGCTGCGAGCTGGCATCGCCGAAGCGCTGGTCAAAGCCGAACAGAATCTGGAACCCGCGAAGGTTGGTTGGTCAGTGAAAAATGCGGCCGACTTCACGGCTCTTCGCCGCTGGATTCGTCGGCCAGATCGATTGGCAGAAGATCCGTTCGGCAACATGACTGTGCGAGCCAACATGCATTCGGGCGCCGACTGGGACGCGGTCACCGGCGAATCCGGACCGGAAGACCCGGACCTGTCGTTGATTTCATTTCGAGCGAAAGACGGTCGTCCGATTGCAGTGCTTGCCAACTTTTCGATGCACTACTATTCCGGACAGAAACCTCTGGCAGCCGATTACTTCGGCCTGTTCAGCGACGCGATGCAGGAAAAGCTGGGACACAAACAAGAAGATCACCCGCCGTTTGTGGGAATCATGTCTCACGGCTGCAGCGGCGACATCTGGCGACGCGACTATACGAAACCGAAAGACGAATGGGATCCGTGGAGCAACATCGATGAATTCACTGAAGGCCTGCTAAAGGTCGCATTGGACGCCTACAGGAATGCGGAATACCAGGACAATGCAGACCTCGCGATGCATGAAGCTCGCATGACTTTGGATTATCGAGTTCCCGATCTTCAGCGGTTGCAGTGGGCTCAGAAAATTGTGGCGGAAACAGGTGATCGTCTGCCGAAAACCACAGCAGAAGTTTATGCGCGTGAGCAAGTCATTCTACACGAACTTCAGTCGACAGAGATTGTTGTTCAGGGGTTGCGAATCGGCGACATCGGCATCGCAACAACGCCGAACGAAACCTATGCCCTCACGGGTTTGAAGGTGAAGCTGCAGAGTCCTTTGCCGAAGACCATGGTCATCGAACTGGCTAACGGTGGCGACGGCTACATTCCGCCGCCTGAGCAGCACTTACTCGGCGGCTACAACACCTGGGCCGCTCGATCGGCCGGTCTGGAAGTGCAGGCGGAACCCAAAATCGCCGAAGCGGCTCTGACGCTGCTGGAAAAGTCGGCGCAGAAGCCACGACACAAATGGCAACAGTCACGCGGGCCTGCAGCGGAGGCAATCGCGGCGGCGAAGCCGTTGGCATGGTGGCGAATGGATGAATTTGCAGGTCCTTGGAGCGTCGATTCTTCGGGCCATCACTCCGATGCAACGTACGAACCCGCCGTCGCTTACTTCCTGGAAGGTCCGAACTCAAAAGCGTTTTGCGTTGACGGCGAAAAGAACCGCTGCGTGCATTTCGCCGGCGATCGCATGAGTGCCCGCCTACCGCTGCTCAAGGACAAATATTCGGTCTCAATGTGGATCTGGAACGGCATGCCCAATGACGCGCGGGACGTCGCCGGTTGGCTGTACTCACGCGGCCACAACAACGGTCTCGCGGCAGCAACGGAACACCTCGGCGTCGGCGGCACGGCAACGTCACCAGGACGTTTGATCTATCAGTCCGGAGCATCCCCCGACAACGTTGCTGTCGGCAAAACAGAAATCCCACGCTGGACATGGAGTCACGTCGTGTTTGTCAAAGACGGTGGCAAGGTGCGAGCCTACCTGAACGGCGCATCGGAACCAGAATTTGAAACAACCGTCGACAACAATGCCTCTTTGCCCGCCAGTTGCTTCTTCGGTGGCCGCTGTGACAACGATTCCAACTGGGAAGGGCGTCTGGATGAAGTCGCCGTGTTTGATCGAGTTCTGACGACGTCTGAGATTGCGTCGCTGGGCAAACCGTAG